The nucleotide window TTGTAGCATAACCAATCCTGCCCTCTTTGGAGATCATCATCTCTGAATTAAAGCAGGATGATAAATCCTGTGAGTTATCCAAGTGaggtgctctgctgctgggtgttAGCCCAAGGTTGCAGCAGGGTTGGGCACCATCCCCTGCAAAACTGCAGCTCCAAGGAAGGCAGCAAACAGATACAAGGAATGCAGAAATCAgccagtgtttaaaaataacagccCCCACACACAGAGCTCCACCAGTCCCCTGGGGATAAATGAGCTCAGAGCCTTTGGGCAGACCTTGAGTAGCCAGAGCTGCTCAAAGAGGAGTTTAAATAAACACTCTGGAAAACACGAAAccttttttggaagaaaatgttaaattaggggctggaggaggaggtagCAGATGGAGTCATCCCACAAACATTAGCACATGAAATACATGCTCTGGAATCCTCTCTGGGTTTGGGTGAGTGTGATTGTTTTGCCAGCTTTGGTTCCCCATCAGCTCCCCAGAAGCCCACCAGGGAGCTCAGatcattattttaaaggtaAGTTTGGCTTCTGACCTTGGACTGCCTCTGAACGTGTCCATCACCAATCCCTGCACTGCCAGCTAGGGTGTGATGAGCTTGGGGGCCCTTTCTGTTGTCTACATGCATCTTTCCTCACTCTGGGGACAGAGGACAAACACAAAATCACCAGGGAAGACTGAGCACAGCAGGGGTGACCCAACATCACTGGTGAGGCTTTCCCAGCAGGGCCATTGGGTCCCCTGTGGCACAGAGTCAAGCAGTCTGACCCAGTGGCCTTGGCAAGCTCTGGACTCATATCCAACCTCAGAGGAAGGGTTACTTAGGGCAGGGACCTCCTCTGGGGTCCCAGGGCTGACAGAGCAGAAGGTGTCCCCATGCCTTTCCAGGCTTCCCAGAACTGGGCCACAGCTCAGAACACCAAGGACCCTGGTGAAGTAAGAAACTTGACACTGGGAACACCAGGGCTGTTATGGAGTCCCCTTCACACCTGATCCTGAACAGACCCAGTGCAGCAGAAGAGCCCTGGGGGAGATGCACCAAGTCCATGCCCACACCTCCAACCACTTTGCCCTGCCTGTGGGCAGCGCTGACCACTGGaatccattctctgccccaGATTTGTGCTGTGGCATCTCAGCCTGAAGCAGAGGGTGGAGAAGGCTTGCTGGGTATTGCACTTGTGCAgttagcagcagcagtggccaTGACCCAGATCACTGCTCATCCTCCCAACACATCCAGCAGCAAGGACATCACTGTGAcctctgctgagcagtgctccaactatttattataaaatattttcctgcccCATCTACAAGTCTGTAAGTTGTGATGCAGCCTGGGGAACCTGGCTTCTAGACATATCCAGCTCTCCTTTGGTGCCAGGCTTCCAGATGAGCACAGCCACCAGACCCCAAGCCCGACCTGCAGCAGCCTATTGCTCAGGTCAAGACCTTCTCCAGAGGTCTTCCAGCCACACAGCAACTTGTGGCACCTCCTTGCCCTCTCCACTCCATCCCCCTTCTTACCTTTCCAGCTCCAATCACCTTCTCAGCTGCATACACTGCTTGACCACAACGAGGGCACCCATCAGCACCTCCAACCTTCTGGGCCATCCTGGCTGCATTGGGGTTGGTGGGTCGGTGGGGCTGACCCCTGTGGGTGGAAGGGAGCTCATGATCAGGGCTGCACAAGCAagagggaggtgggaagggTTTTGGCATCAAAAATCCCAGCCCGGTTTTTGAAGGGCCTGGAGCTTTAGGCACATTATGTTGAGACCCGTGGAAACTTCAGCCTCAGGGCTGCGTGCTGGGAGGGGGCGGGCAGCCTGCTCAGGGAGCCAGGACAGGTCCCAtcaagccccatcccaccctgcaAAGGGGCTCGGTGGGTTTGCCCCGAGGAGCAGAGGCAGCGCAGCCCCCGGGACGCTCCAGATCAGAGGCTGCTGGAAAATCAGCGTGGGCTCCCCTGCCAAGCTTCACGAGTGGCCAGATCTAAGGGGGAAGGTGCCCACAACAGCCTCGGTTTCCAAAACAAGACTGAAACTCACTCTTCGTATTTGATTCCCAGGGCCTCGCCCCTGTCCGTGCTCAGGGTCCCTGCGCCCTGCCCGTAGCCGTAGCCCTTGGGCCCGTACTTCTTCCCGTAGCAGGACTTGCAGTAAATCTCCTCTCCGTGCACAGCAACCGTCGTGCTGTCCAAGTTCTTCTTACAGACCActaggagagaggggagggcCGTGCCATTAGCCTGTGCTCACTAATGAGCTGGGGAAAACAAGTCCTCACAAGGGAAAGCACAGCTCGGGGCTTTCAAGGAGTAAGGAAACCCCAGACAAAAAGGGAGAGCATGCAAACCAGGGAGATAAGGATCAGAACCAGGAGGGTGTCTGGCTTTAAAAGGAAGCAACCGCCAAAGCTGGAGGGTGATGCTGAGAAGAAACAAACTCCTTTAACCCCCTGGATGCTGGTACCTAGTGATGCACCAAACCCAAGGGCTGAACCCTCCCCACAGATCACTGCAGGACTGACAAGCCCAGAATGGAGGTTCCAGCCCCGGGCACACAGGCAGTGAGGGGCACAGGGGAAGGTGATATCAGCACAGGGATTTTCCCTTATGTTTGGGACAGACTCCAAGCAGACCTACAACCACTGACTGCCACTGGAAGTGGTCTGGGACATTACAGTGCAGAGTTCCCTTCCCAGACCCTGAGACCAGGATGGAAGAGTCCATGCTAACATAAACCCCCTGGTCCCTGCCATCATGAGGATGTGTGCACAAGGTGGTCTCAGGTAAGGAACATCACCTCAGCTGGGTATTCAAACCTTGGGATGTAAGATGGgccaggagcagccagcagccaggcttGGGGTCCCAGCTGAGCCCATCCAGAGTTTGAGGTTGATGCTGGCTCAGACCCCACAGAtccttctcctgctttttaattACTCCTGTCCCACCTCTGATCTCAGCCCGCACATGGGCTTCCAAACCCATCCTGGAACATGCTGCCCAGCCAGCTGGAACAGAAGGTGAGCAGCACTCAAACGAGCTCACAGAGATCTCTGGTGTTTACCTGCCCCAGTGCAGCATCCCCACACCCAGGGCAGTGGCATCCAGCCCTCAGAACCAAATCCTGATACAGCTGTGACACAGCCTCCCCCTATCCTGCTCACATGCCTTAAATGTCAGggctcccagcagcctgctggCCTCTTCACCAGCAGGAAAGTTTCTTGGCCTTTTCCAGAATGGCAGGAATGCAAACACAGCAGAGCTCTCCTCCCAGAGCTGTGCAAATCACAGCACTCAATTCAGGGGTGAGAGGCAGCCTCCCTCAGCCCAACTACTAAATATGGTTCTCCTGGGCTGTGGAGaaccctgggtgctgctgctgggagaaggagatggagattGAAATGCCTCCTGGCACCTAGGGAGGGTCTGGCAGGGTCCCCTCCTGGCTATGAGCTCCCCCATCCCAACATGGCAAGaggtggggatggagcaggCATCCCAGTCGAGAAAGACCAGTTCTGGATAACTGGTTCTGTTGCTGCCAAGCTGGTGTTAGGGGTGTCTCTGCTTTACCTAAAGCTCCTCAGGAGCTGCATTCAGACAGATGCCCCAGGATGGGAATTTGGGCACTTTTACTGGCAGGTTTAAAGAGATTCGACCTAGAGGTGGGAAAGAATTATCTCAGCAGCATCTTTCTCTGCCACCATGCTGGGTGGTTTTAGAGCTATAAGTGAAGCTTTCACATCTCATCTACATGATCCACAGAGCTTCaggaagcaagagaaaaattctttccttgtCTTCTTCCTAGAAATCACACACAGCTCCCAGGTTTCTGCATTGCAGGAATTCCATCACCCTGCACTCACTGAGTTAAGGACCCTCTGTTTTTCTAAGAGAAGCTGAGTTGCTCCACAAAACAATTAGACAAGAGCTGCTGCCACTTCCAGAGGCCAAACAGCCTCAttacagcacagctctgccatgtGCTATTGCCTCACTTGGATCAATGCCACCAAGTCAATCAGCAAGTCAGTCCCTGAGCTGATCTCCAGCTCTGATGCACTGCGGTAGGTTTGGCTCcttcttgattatttttttttttttattgggtcacaagtgttttgggttttgtttgcttaaagATACTGTCTAAATTCCCTGATAACACCCAAATGTGGCACTCAGTTACCCTCCCTGGAGGGATTCAGACCtgtagctgtggtgctgagggttcagtggtggccttggcagtgctgggttaacagtgGGACTGGATGGTataaaaggtcttttccaaccaaaacaattccagCACAGGAGCTCGGTGCAGCTTGGCATCACCTGCAGCCCGTGGGATGGGACTGGGAACAGCTGGCAGCACCACGGGATGGCAGGAAAGCCAAGAGCTGGACTGGGGAGGCCACGGGCAGGCCAGGCAGAACTGCTGGAGTGGGTGTGGAGTGGGGTTATGTCCATCTGCAAAACCCAGGGAGAGAAGCCCCGGGTCTGGTCAGCTCTGGACCACTCTCTGGTGAGTCGCTGCCAAGAGCAGACATGGGATGACCTTCCTCCCCATTCTGGGCAGtgcttcctgctgcaggcaATGCCTTTTGCCTGATTCCATGGCTCCTGCAGGACTGCCCCATACCCTGGGTGCTGCAGTGTGCAGCAGAAGCTCTCCCTACACCATCCACAGGGGAAGGGCAGATTCAGTGCCGTGGAGCTTGAGGTCCTGCACCCATGTGAAGATGACAGAGATGAGGGCAACGTTGCCACCCTCCTTATCTGAGGCTGCAGAAACACACAGCTTCCTGCCTGTCACCCTCTGCCCACCCTGGGAAAGCCTCTGTGAGTCCTCTCAAACAAAACAAGGTTCCCAGCCTGGGAACTCCCATGTACGGAGCCACCAGCCATGTCAGTCACCCCTCACCctgcacagggagcagggacacagcaaCAGCCTCACAGCTCCATCCACATCCCTGGCGGAAAGGATCCAGTATCTGTTCCAGGTAGACACAGGAGTATGGCACAGATCAGTCTCATGAGGACACAGGAATTTTCCTGCTGGAATAGGTCTCATGAGATCAGTTCTGGCTGCCTGTCTGATTCTGGGCACAGTTCTGCTTGCTGCCCACCTGGAAAAGATGACATCTGTgttccctgctgcagagggatggTGAGGCTGGGAACAGGTACAGGGACCAGCTGAGAAAGTGAAGCCTCAGCAGGACCTTGCTGCAGGACAgctctgaaaatgctttttcttctgcatgggtcacagagcagcagcaggagtgaGTTGATGAGCCAGCAGTGACCACAGGAAACACACACGCTCCATGAGAACCACTGGTCTTGCTATGGGCTCATCCTCATGGGCAGGGAACAGAAATCTGGTAAAACACAGGCTGAGGACAGGGGCTGAAAGTccttgcagcactgctggatGTGGATGCCCCAGGTTTAAAAAGCTGCTCTCAGTACCATAGCTCTACTCCCCTGTTCCTGCACTGCTGCCTGGGGATCTCCAAAGGGCCAGGAAAGGTCTCTGGGGACCTGCAGCATGAACCCAAGAGGATCTGTAGGatcctgcagagcaggcagaggaagggacccctgctgcctgtccctggAGGTGACACTGAGATCTAAACACACAAGAGAGACACCTGGTATCCTCAGTAGAAGACTGACAGGCAAGCTGGAGGTGATGCTTTTGCACTTCACAGTGAGCTTTCTACCAACATCAAGGCCAGGCCAGGACAACATCTTCTTCCCATCACTCCCTGAGACACAGGGACAGAGCTCCTGAGGACAGAAACCCTTTTATTATGGCAAACTCACCTAGAAGACTAAAACTACCATCACCCCAGAGCATTGCATGTGATGTACCACCTCCTGCCACCACTTGTTTGGACAGTCCCAGTCTCATACTCTAATTTTGAACATCTGGAGATGGTCTAAGGGACTCAGCCTGGTGCAGGGACAGATGAAGCCTTTGAGTGGGCTGAGGTCAGCCCTGACAGCTTGGATGGCCCCTGGTGTCCTGGGATGATCTGCTTCCTTCAGCAGGAATAACTTCCAAGccaggaggaaagcagaaagcCTGCAGCCCACGGGAGGTAAGGATCTTACTGAGTGTTTACGTGGCCCATAAACAGGATGTGAGAGAGCAGGAAGCAGGGTGGGAGGGCAGAGGAAAGGGCTGGTACTCACTGCACAAGAAACAGGACTTGTGGAAGCTGTTGCCTTCACACTGCACCTCCTCAGCAAAGTACACGGCCTTCTGGCACACACCAcacttcttccctcctccccagttCGGCATCctgcaggaaaaacacagagatggcagggggacaggcagggccatggggcagccatagggcaggcagaggagccATGGGGCAGAGAGATGGAGCTGTGGAGGGTGTGGGGACTGGGAGTGGGGGGACTGTGCTGG belongs to Calypte anna isolate BGI_N300 chromosome 26, bCalAnn1_v1.p, whole genome shotgun sequence and includes:
- the CSRP1 gene encoding cysteine and glycine-rich protein 1 → MPNWGGGKKCGVCQKAVYFAEEVQCEGNSFHKSCFLCMVCKKNLDSTTVAVHGEEIYCKSCYGKKYGPKGYGYGQGAGTLSTDRGEALGIKYEEGQPHRPTNPNAARMAQKVGGADGCPRCGQAVYAAEKVIGAGKSWHKSCFRCAKCGKSLESTTLADKDGEIYCKGCYAKNFGPKGFGFGQGAGALVHSQ